The Pelodiscus sinensis isolate JC-2024 chromosome 5, ASM4963464v1, whole genome shotgun sequence genome includes a region encoding these proteins:
- the RPL7L1 gene encoding ribosomal protein uL30-like, producing the protein MAEPEPKRKIPLVPENLLKKRKAYQALKATQAKQALLDKRKHQKGKQIQFKRIETFVRDSRRKHRDEVRLKRMEKKPGQMVLPQGHKLAFVVRIAEIKGVSLRVRRVIEMLRLRKIFSGTFIKLTPGSLKMLRTVEPYVAWGYPNLKSIRELILKRGQAKINKKRVPLTDNTLIEEHLGKYDVICLEDLIHEIYSAGQHFREITNFLWPFHLSVARHAARNKVGFLKEIGETGFRAEGINKLIRQLN; encoded by the exons ATGGCGGAGCCAGA GCCCAAGAGGAAGATCCCCCTGGTGCCGGAGAACTTGCTGAAGAAGAGGAAGGCCTACCAGGCCCTCAAGGCCACCCAGGCAAAGCAGGCGCTGTTGGACAAGAGGAAG CACCAGAAAGGGAAGCAGATACAGTTCAAACGTATTGAAACATTCGTTCGGGATTCACGTCGCAAACACAGAGATGAGGTCAGGTTGAagcgcatggaaaagaagcctgGACAAATGGTTTTACCTCAGGGACACAAGCTGGCCTTCGTTGTTAGGATTGCAGA GATTAAAGGGGTGAGTCTAAGGGTGCGGAGGGTGATAGAGATGCTGCGGTTGAGGAAGATTTTCAGTGGCACATTCATTAAACTGACTCCTGGCTCGCTGAAGATGCTGCGCACTGTGGAGCCTTATGTAGCATGGGG ATATCCCAATCTGAAATCTATACGCGAGCTCATCCTGAAACGGGGTCAAGCAAAGATCAACAAGAAGAGGGTCCCTCTGACAGACAACACTCTGATAGAGGAGCATCTAG GAAAGTATGATGTCATTTGCCTGGAAGATCTCATTCATGAAATTtattcagctgggcagcatttccgAGAAATCACTAACTTCTTATGGCCATTTCATCTCTCTGTTGCTCGCCATGCTGCACGTAACAAAGTGGGGTTCCTTAAGGAGATAGGTGAAACTGGGTTCCGCGCCGAGGGAATTAACAAGCTCATACGTCAGCTGAACTAG
- the MAD2L1 gene encoding mitotic spindle assembly checkpoint protein MAD2A produces the protein MAKQLSREQGITLRGSAEIVAEFFSFGINSILYQRGVYPSETFTRVQKYGLTLLVTTDPDLKNYLNNVVEQLKDWLYKCSVQRLVVVISSIESSEVLERWQFDIECDKTAKDESVPREKSQKAIQEEIRSVIRQITATVTFLPLLETACAFDLLIYTDKDLAVPEKWEESGPQFIANSEEVRLRSFTTTIHKVNSMVAYKKDTFP, from the exons ATGGCCAAGCAGCTGAGCCGGGAGCAGGGCATCACCCTGCGGGGCAGCGCCGAGATCGTGGCCGAGTTCTTCT CTTTCGGCATCAACAGCATTTTGTACCAGCGCGGGGTCTACCCCTCGGAGACCTTCACGCGCGTGCAGAAGTACGGGCTCACCCTGCTGGTAACCACAGACCCGGACCTGAAAAACTACCTCAACAACGTGGTGGAGCAGCTGAAAG ATTGGTTATACAAATGTTCAGTACAACGGCTGGTTGTAGTGATCTCTAGCATTGAAAGCAGTGAGGTTCTTGAAAGGTGGCAGTTTGATATTGAATGTGACAAGACTGCAAAGGATGAAAG TGTACCAAGAGAGAAATCTCAGAAAGCTATCCAGGAGGAAATTCGATCTGTTATCAGACAAATAACTGCCACTGTAACATTTCTTCCTTTGCTGGAAACAGCCT GTGCCTTTGACTTACTTATTTACACAGACAAAGATTTGGCAGTTCCAGAAAAATGGGAAGAGTCAGGACCACAATTTATTGCCAACTCTGAAGAGGTTCGTCTTCGTTCCTTCACTACCACCATTCATAAAGTAAATAGCATGGTAGCCTACAAAAAGGATACCTTTCCTTGA